Genomic window (Lycium barbarum isolate Lr01 chromosome 2, ASM1917538v2, whole genome shotgun sequence):
gttccctttggaaacgGTTGACAAACTCACGTAGTAattcatcgtctctttgggcgaTTCTAAAGATATCCGCCTTTCTGCCCACACCTTTTTGGCCCCGACATGATCTTTGATAAACGCATCAGCCAGCATTTCGAAAAAAGTGATAGAATGCTCGGGCAGGTGATCGTACCAAGTTAACGCCCCTTTTGAGAGTGTTTCTccaaactttttcaacaacaccgactcaatttcatcttcttcgacatcgttgccttttatggcacaagtgtacgAAGTCATGTGTTCCTGTGGGTCCGTCGTACCATCGTATTTCGGAATATCCGAcatcttgaacctcttcaatcagcttcggagccgcactcagagggaaaggcctttgaaagtatctcttcgaatccggtcctttcaaAATCGGTGGTGCCCCCGGGATCTGTTCCACCCGATACGTTTCCACCCTTTTCTCTATTGAATCGACCCATTTTGCCAAAGTCTCGAGCATTTTCAAAACCTCAGTAGACGACCTGGCCCCAGATCCTTCGACTACCCGTGCTTCCTCTCGCTTTGGCTTGGTAACCTCTTTTGGCTTTGCCAAATCTGCTTTGTCATTTATGCTCTGAAGCTGAGCTATGGCGATTGCCTggtcctgcaacatttcaaaaattaagtGCAAGTTAATCTCATCAGGTATATCTGGCACTTTTCGGGCTTGCGCCCGGAGTAAAGTAGTTGAGTTATGGCTATTCAGTGGGTCTGTGGCCGGAAGGGCGGCATTCTCTTGATTAATGGTGTTTTGTCGGTCAAGGCCTTCTCTTGAATTGTTAGCGTTTGGGTCGGCCGGATCAGCAGGCGGGTTCCGTAACTCGCTGTTGTTTTCATTCTTAGcaacaatctcgttgttgttcacATGTCCGGAATGACCGCTGCTTGCCATTTCGTACATTGTTTGTGCAAATCTGCAAATTCTTAAAAGCGAGTGAGTAAAAAAGCAACAAAAGATTAAaacaccactattatcctatgtcccacggtgggcgccaaactgtttaccccgaattacGGGTAACAATTAGATTTGTAAGtggggtataggatatgtgggtgAACTTAATCTTTTTAGTTAATATGAAATCTTAGTGGATGTGTATaggtttatatttatatatataagtaacGTATACAGTgggcatataatatatatatctgTGATTGTAATGGACTGAACAGGATGTGCCGATCAGTGTATAAGATTGGCTTGATTTGGAGGAACTTCACCGATCCGGACCAAAATACTTGAAGAGATCTTTATAATATTTTTGGTGATTACAATGCTATGGAATGAGAAAAAGCTAACTTGAAAAAGGAAAGGGttgccctctatttataggtaatcCTAAATGGGCCCTTTAGTACAATGTTAAAAAGCCTTTCTAAAAAAACTTAAAATGGATAAGGCTCAACTGTATAGTCTGACACCCGTATCGTTGTTAGCGCAAATGGCGAAACGGTCTGACGACGCGTGGCAGCTCCATAACTGATTGTCCAGACCAAAAATCGGATATGCTTATTTAGGGTCGGATCTGACTTGTCCGGGAAAACACCCTCGATGCTGAGGCAAGGTCGATCGTGCTCGTGCCCATTCTGAACTATCTCTTACTCCGTTCTTATCGGACACAAGCTGGTCCGATTTTCATCGTATACATGTATAAATCATGTGAATGGTAAGTGATAACATTATTGATTCTCCTGCAGAACTAAAAGAAGTTACCCTAATTCGAGGGGTTCGGGGATGAGTGGCTTGGCTAGAGCCCTATTTAGGAGCCCTAGCCATGCCAGTTCTACTATCTTCCTAAACAAAATGCAAGTGTTATATTCAAGGTAAGAAGAAAAGCAGCAGCCTTATTATATACTACTATTATTTCTGCACGCCCAACTGTTTCAACATCTGTAAATGCTATTCAACTCCTCAACTGGATTTGGCTTTGCCCAGATATCACCAGCTAAATTACGATGAGTAGCTAAATTAAtttattcattttatttttttgcggGACAATGTGAACTTACCAATCAAATCAAAGTCTAGCTGAATGAAGAAACCTATTTCAGTGTTTGGATCTGAATTTGGGAGCATGGGGTTTATTTTTGAAGAATTTATGTTGGGTttgtattttaagaaaaaaaaaagtatcagaAAAATAGAGTCcggaacttttttaacccaaaaaataacttttggaacGAAActaaccttttaaaaaaaaaaagaaccaaactaggcttcacgcacagaatatgtgcgtgaaagggccaaagtgtaaatggtcctttcacgcaccgaatctgtgcgtgaaaggcgTAACAAAAACCCACCAGAAGCCTCTTATTTCTAGCATACTCTTCTCTTTCAATTCCTCCATTTTTACCTTTTTAACACACTTTTGCACTCCCAAAACATGTCTCAAAGTTCCAAAACTTCAAAGTTTACTATACAACCCGATATTTGTGAATGCGgttattactgtaaactaaaaacatcaaagaccTAAGACAATCTGGGTCGTcatttttggcgttgtaaagtgcccgaagtaagtgtttttacactTTTTAGTATTTTTTTGTTTCATGTTATCcacatattttactttaaaaaactaattttcttgtaatgtttataggatatgggcggttgcaaacactttcggtgggaagatagcattcacggggataaaacggtggcggcgaagtttaaaaattcactttttgatagagataccgcaacttcacgtatctctagagataccctaagttggactcgcaatttaagcttgtggaagctAAAGAAAAAATTGAACTTTTGGAGGTCTTGCTCACTGGTtccggaaaaaaaaatgaattttgctcAAGGCTAACCTTAGAGACGCTCACGAGAAATaactttgaaagaaaaaaattaaattgtgaaagattatttgtgctatcttgttgttgtttattatttatatgtattttgtttattaagtttaatatttctatggattatgttttttTACTAGTTGTACCTTTCCCCGTATAACGTAAtccgcaccctttatgtactaatttatttgtgtttctttgttaaattgtcaattgttgaactttttatgtaCTATTAACTCTAAGGTgcttatataaattaataatagactttaacaataaaagcatttaaaaacatgccaaactaattcaaattgatgacttcatcataaaataaaaatacaaattaacagtCTTAGTTTGAAACTTAAATGACCTATAACCTAAGACAGTGAGCCTAAATAAACTCTGatcgtcatcagaatagaagtcctcaatatcgttcTCGTGGTCTCTTAACACACATATTTCCgacgttttgaaacatgactaatcttcagtcaaagtacgaaaaaaaacttaaagataacaagattccaaacttacttcgagacactttacaacccctaaaacgacgatccaaacaataatgtatacttgatgtaatgagccgacattattttacgttaaaaaaaaaagttctatataaaatatttatattccagtATTTTGAaatgtgactaatcttcggtcaaagtgcggaaaaaagcttaattttgagtttgatttccaaagaacaaAGATTGGGGTCAGGAAAAGAGGATTTcatgcacagattctgtgcgtgaagcctagtttgattttttttttttaaagggttagTTTGATTCCAAAcgttattttttgggttaaaaaagttccgGACTCCAAAAAAATAATATGAACACGTGCTTCGACATGGGTACAGTTAATAGTTTAAAACCAACTTAACATACCTAGATATTAAATTCACCTATGTTTACAACCAAGAATAACTTGATTTAACAAAATACAAGAAAAGGATCACTTTTtgtcaaaaagaaaaataaaatattcaGGGTCCAACAATTTTTGAAAGAACTGAGGGgccaaaaagaaaggaggacAAAGGTGTAGAGAGTTCTCCATTTTGCTGGTTTTGCTGATGGAGACATGTTTTTGGAAACACCCTGTCGGTCCTCAAAAATATATAGTACCCTCTTATCTCCCATACTATGTCACTAGTTATACAGTAACAAAAACAGATCCAGAAGTTGCAAATAGACAACTGATACTATACTACTTCCAACATCACCATTGGAAATGCCTTTCAACAAGAGATAAAAAGAAGACTGCATTTTGCAAATTGTATAAGAATGCCTTTCAGGAACACATTTTCTAGCTGTGCAACATCATGCTGTATGACTACTAGCCCGGCATAATCTTAAAGAGTAAATCCCATGAATATGACAAGAATGCCCTTTACTATGTTTCCAAAATGGTATCTAGCTACTTACTCTTGGTAAATTTTCAATGATAATTCCTTCAGTAAGGGGTGTAACTATTCAACGACCAGCTTGAAAATCTCTCAAGAGCTGCAGAGATTGACGATAGAGATTGAGATCCATTCCATCTACATTTCGTCCAACTCGTGCCTTCAGAATTGCCTGAAATCAGAAATCAATGTGCTGAAATTTTGTATCACACGTCACAAATAACAATCTTAGCCACAATAGCTAATGCTCCTCTTACGGCTTAAGGGCAAAAGACAACAACTAATCAGCTTATATAAATAGACACTAAAACAACAGTGTTATAGTTATCTAATTGTCAAGTCATATTctataattttcattttttttttttttaatgactgAGAAATCCATCTGCCGCATCCCTCAAAACTAGGGGATGAACTATTCAACGACCAGCTTGAAAATCTCTCAAGAGCTGCAGAGATTGACGATAGAGATTGAGATCCATTCCATCTACATTTCGTCCAACTCGTGCCTTCAGAATTGCCTGAAATCAGAAATCAATGTGCTGAAATTTTGTATCACACGTCACAAATAACAATCTTAGCCACAATAGCTAATGCTCCTCTTACGGCTTAAGGGCAAAAGACAACAACTAATCAGCTTATATAAATAGACACTAAAACAACAGTGTTATAGTTATCTAATTGTCAAGTCATATTCtataattttcgttttttttttttttttttaatgaccgAGAAATCCATCTGCCGCATCCCTCAAAACTAGGGGatgatgcccccccccccccccccccccacaacacacacacacacccttctccacttaaataatGGACTTAGTCGCTTGTCGTAGTGCTCGAACCTGTGACCTAAAACACAAGTCCCTCAACCTTTAACTATTTTCTCAGTGCATCAGAAAGATCATGTAATTGCAACATTTACTTCACATTTTGTATTCCTTTTTCCGGGATTGGAAGTGGGTAGTaaccagtgttgtcaaaggcgcgcttaagccctgaagcgaggctcaaaacatgttgagcgctttgccttgctttatgtgcgcttcagtgttatcatcaaggctctaagacaacTTTTCCTTGCCCGTGAGCCTTTCTTGAAGACgtgacactagataattgatatttcactttatcgtaatgtttttacaatttctttatccatatatttgttattcatgcttattattattagtcttggactaaacatatatatttgtatttttgcaccattgcgccttttttcattaaagcccatgctttatttgcgctttgcgcttaaagccccaggctgaccttagagcttttttgagcttttcgcttttgataacactggtaGTAACTAGAAATTAGAATGGGTAATATGAAGACCAGAGCAAGGCATATATGCAGACCATAAGCAAGTAAAGCGGCTTCTGCTTCAAAATGAATAATCAAGTTGTCATACCTCCTGATCAGGTTCAAGAAGCAATTCCCCAATAAACTGGAAGATGGAACCAATGCGAAGATTGAGATTCAAGTGCTGTGTGTCAACTTTTAATGATGCATTTCTATCAACGATCACAGCAATAGCAGTCTCCACATCATAATCTTGGAGCCTACAGGGAACACAAAGAATAGTCAAGccttgagtttctattagcttcCTTATGCTTGACGAGCAAAACCAAAGTATGATTTATGCACATGCATTTCATTTGTAACAACGTTTTTGCGTATAAGTTCCATACGTAACAACGATGTAAGAAGATGTTGAAATGGGGTTTGCGTTGTCTCAAAGCTTGTTATGAACAAGCGATACCCTAAATGACCGGACTTAAGAGTAACACTTGACCTGCCTAAAAAATTATGAAGACCGGCATTTCATAATCACAAGAATACCCTACAGATAATATTCTCTTCATTTGTTTTGGACAAAATTTTGCCTGCTCATTATTCTCATgaacaacaactactacataGGCTTGGCAGTTCAGTTGTATTGGTGATTGTAGATAAAAAGACTAAAGCAGATGGCAAAAAGGCAAGGCACAGACTGAAGCATACATTATCAGAAATACTGAAATAGAATACTCACTTTCCAGTTACGCGAAGAGAGATGCCATGCTTAAAGTGTGGCAAAGACGGAGCCAGCTCTTCTAGAGTAACCAAAGCACCAGAAGCTATTGTCGCCATTCAAGCAACTGGAACAAGGAAAACCCAGCTCCTATTCCTTCCTACAAATTGTATCATGTATGATGAACATATAACAAGGATTTCATATTTTGAACCACCCCATTACAGGCTAACCTGAGTAAATATacgtcccttttttttttttccaaaaaagatAAGCACTGACTGGGTGTAATTATATAACTCTAGGTAGTCACAATACTTGGAGTTGACAATGACGTCACAGACCGTATTAGTGCaggtggatgaaatggaagctcgcCTTCGGAGTCttatgtgataagaaggtgccacaaaaacttaaaggcaagttctacaactATGTTCTATTGAGCGGAGTGTTggcaagtcaagaaatctcacgtCCAAAAGATAAAGGTGAAGGAAATGAGGATGTTGCAATGGATGTGGGGGCATACTAGGAAAGATAGGATTATATATGAAGTTATCCGGGATAAGGTGTGGGTGGCCTTGGTAGAGACCAAGATGCAGGAGGCAAGGCTGAGATGGTTCGGACATGTGCAACGGAGAGGCACAGAGGCTCCAgtacggaggtgtgagaggttggctatggatggtttcaggagGGGTAGAgttaggccgaagaagtattggggagaagtgattagacaggacacgACGCAGTTACAACTTACTGAGAACATGACctttagataggaggttgtggaggacacgcattagggtagaaggttggTAGGTGGTAGAGCCTCATTCCGTGTATCCTTTCATACTATAGGAGTAGTAGGAGCCTTGTACTTTCTTGTCTTTCGATTTCTGTTAATATTTGCTCCTctcttgtactttgattatcttgttAGTTTGCTACAGTTACTGTTACTTTTCATCATGAGGACTATCGATAGTATTTCGATTTCTGTTACTTTTTGATGCTTACTTTGCtatgcttttcttgagccgagggtcttttgaaaacagcctccctacctctcaaggtaggagtactctaccctccctagaccctcTTTTGTGGGacttacactgggtatgttgttgtcgtAGGTAGTCACAATTCAATACTAAAatcatcatattattctcattaGATCGAAAGCATTATATCAAATTGAATGAGTAATGTGGCTGAGAGCCAACTCTAAGTAGCCAACCATTCTTTCGAAGTAGCAAATATTCTAGTATTGTTATAACAGAAAATGAATTACAAGAAAAAGCAAAATGGGGGTTCCGAGATATTTCGAAATGGGAATCAATTTGCAAGTACAAAAATGTGAAAGTGGAAAACTGTGGGCGCAGAAAATGGCTAACCTCAATGAGAGGACTGTGATGACGAAATCCGGCACCGCCTAACCTTCCACTTCCACAGGGCTTTTGTTTTCTCCTCTGCTTATAACAAATACTCTATATTtacaattcccccccccccccccccccaaccactTTTCTTT
Coding sequences:
- the LOC132626671 gene encoding CST complex subunit TEN1, giving the protein MATIASGALVTLEELAPSLPHFKHGISLRVTGKLQDYDVETAIAVIVDRNASLKVDTQHLNLNLRIGSIFQFIGELLLEPDQEAILKARVGRNVDGMDLNLYRQSLQLLRDFQAGR